From a region of the Streptomyces tirandamycinicus genome:
- a CDS encoding CaiB/BaiF CoA transferase family protein, with translation MAATGHGPPSGPLAGVRVVELAGIGPGPFAAMLLADLGADVVRVDRPGGPGLAIDPAHDLTNRNKRSVLIDLKADGGAGRVLDLVERADVLIEGYRPGVAERLGVGPEECRARNPRLVYGRMTGWGQEGPLAGRAGHDIAYIAITGTLGMIGKADEPPVVPANLLGDYAGGSLYLVIGVLAALQHARGPGGTGQVVDAAIVDGAAHLATMIHGMMAAGGWQDRRGANLLDGGCPFYGTYETADGRYMAVGALEKQFYDEFIRLLGIEDEVPARKDFARWGQLRAAVAERFLTRTRDEWTAVFEESDACVAPVLSLREAPGHPHLVARGTFTGHGGITQPSPAPRFSATPGAVRRPPAQPGADTQEIARDWDVPGILDACATRPDPTAAGPKGLPT, from the coding sequence ATGGCAGCGACAGGGCACGGCCCGCCGAGCGGTCCGCTGGCCGGTGTGCGGGTGGTCGAACTGGCGGGCATCGGGCCCGGCCCGTTCGCCGCCATGCTGCTGGCCGACCTCGGAGCCGACGTCGTGCGCGTGGACCGGCCCGGTGGCCCCGGGCTCGCGATCGACCCCGCGCACGACCTGACGAACCGGAACAAGAGGTCCGTACTGATCGACCTCAAGGCCGACGGGGGTGCCGGCCGGGTCCTCGACCTGGTCGAGCGCGCCGACGTACTCATCGAGGGCTACCGGCCCGGCGTGGCCGAGCGGCTGGGGGTCGGGCCCGAGGAGTGCCGCGCCCGCAATCCGCGGCTGGTCTACGGCCGGATGACCGGCTGGGGCCAGGAGGGGCCGCTCGCCGGGCGCGCCGGGCACGACATCGCGTACATCGCCATCACCGGCACGCTCGGCATGATCGGGAAGGCGGACGAACCGCCCGTGGTCCCCGCGAACCTCCTCGGCGACTACGCGGGCGGATCTCTGTACCTCGTCATCGGCGTGCTGGCCGCACTCCAGCACGCCCGCGGCCCCGGCGGCACCGGGCAGGTCGTGGACGCGGCGATCGTCGACGGCGCCGCGCACCTCGCCACGATGATCCACGGGATGATGGCCGCGGGCGGCTGGCAGGACCGCCGGGGCGCCAACCTGCTCGACGGCGGCTGCCCCTTCTACGGCACCTACGAGACCGCCGACGGCCGGTACATGGCGGTCGGCGCGCTCGAGAAGCAGTTCTACGACGAGTTCATCCGGCTGCTCGGGATCGAGGACGAGGTGCCCGCCCGCAAGGACTTCGCCCGCTGGGGGCAACTGCGCGCCGCCGTCGCCGAGCGCTTCCTGACCAGGACGCGGGACGAGTGGACCGCGGTGTTCGAGGAGTCCGACGCGTGCGTGGCGCCGGTGCTCTCGCTGCGGGAGGCGCCCGGCCATCCGCACCTCGTGGCCCGCGGCACCTTCACCGGCCACGGCGGGATCACCCAGCCGTCCCCGGCTCCCCGCTTCTCCGCGACCCCCGGCGCCGTCCGCCGTCCGCCCGCGCAACCCGGCGCCGACACCCAGGAGATCGCCCGCGACTGGGACGTTCCCGGCATCCTGGACGCCTGCGCCACCCGACCGGACCCGACCGCAGCCGGCCCGAAGGGACTTCCGACATGA